TGCTGGCCCTGGATCCCAAGGCCGACGCCGCCGCCAGTCTGACCGGCGGGGCGAGCGTCAACCTGAACGGCTGCGACCTGGTCGCCAACTCGACCAGCGCCACGGCCCTCGACGCCACCGGCGGCGCGCGCCTGAACGCCGACGGCGTCGCCCTGGGCGGCGACTACCGCGTGCGGGGCGGCGCGGCCATCAACGCCCGGGATGGGGTGCGCACCCGCCAGGCGCCGACCCTGGATCCCTACGCCGCCCTGCCCGCCTCGCCCGGCTTCGGCGGCTGCGACTATCCCAGCCGCACGACGGTGACCTCGGGGAAGACCCGTTCCTTCCCGAACGACGGGGTGGAGGCCGAGTTCTTCTGCGGCGGGCTCACCGTCACCGGGGGCGGGACGGCGATCCTCGCGCCCGGCGTCTATGTGATCCGCAGCGGGGCGCTGAGCGTCACCGGCGGCGGGACGCTGAAGGCGCTGGGTCCCGTGACCTTCGTGTTCACGGACGGCGGGACGCTCGACCTCACCGGCGGGGCCAACGTCGACCTGACGGCGCCCGGAGCCGGGACCTACGCCGGCCTCGTCTTCTTCCAGCACGCCTCGGAGAGCGGCGGGCGGAAGATCGACTTCACCGGCGGCGCGAGCACCCGCCTGCGCGGCGCTATCTATTTCCCGGGCGAGCACATGACGTTCACCGGCGGCTCGTCGACCGGCAGCGGCGCCTGCCTGCAGGTGATCGCCCGGACGGTGAAGTTCACGGGCGGCTCGACCCTGGGCCTCGACTGCGCGGGCGTGGGCGTGCGCCCCATTGGAGGTTCGGCGGCCGCGCTGATCGAGTAGCAGCCAGGCCGGAAAGCCTCACATTTGGCTGCGCCATGTACTGGCGCACCATCAATGAATAACATTTGATGATTTAGGTACAGCTAAGCCATTAGATTGGCGCCAGAATGTCGCACTACGACTTTCGTTCATAACTCATCTACTGAAGATATACCTGCGCCACACGCTAGGGATGAACACTATGTCGCACTCTGCAACCATTGCGACTGGTTAACGCCCTATTTATCTGCGTGTCCATCGGGCGGCGACGCGAAGTTCTCGTGTCCTGTCCCGACGAAAGTCGAGAGAAGGACACACCTCCAATGACCAAGCTGATCAAGAAGCTCGCCGGCGACCGCAGCGGCGCGACCGCCATCGAATACGGCCTCATCGCGGCCTTCATCGCCGTGGCCCTGGCCGCCGCCCTGCCGAACGTCCGCACCAGCCTGACCGAAACCTTCGGCACCATCCAGGGCGGTCTCGACACCGCTCAGGCCGACTAACCGAAGCCGACCTCGGCGGACCGGACGGGATCCGCCGGACCTGACAGCCGAGGGCGAACGATGACCTACGCACCCCACGCGGCGCTCGCGTTCGCCCTCGTCCTCTTCGCCGCCAGCCTCGTCTGGGCCGCGGCCAGCGACTTCTTCCGCTACCTGATCCCCAACCGCGTCTGCGCCCTCATCGCCGGCGCATACCTTCTGGCCTTCCCCGCCCTGGCGCTTTCCGCCTGGGTGGGCGGCCTGGGCGTGGGGATCGCCGCCCTGGCGCTCGGGACGATCCTGTTCGCCCGCGGCTGGGTGGGCGGCGGCGACGTGAAGCTCGCCGCAGCCCTGTCGCTCTGGGCGGGACCTGCGCTGCTGTCCGGCTTCGCCTTCGTCACCTCGCTCGCGGGCGCGGCCCTGGCGGTGGCGATGCTGAGCCCGCTGCGCCGCCTGATGCCGCGGCCCGCCGGCGAGACCCTCGCCGAGGGCCTGCGCCAACCGATGCCGTTCGGCGTGCCGCTGGCCGCCGGCGGCGGCTGGGTGCTGACCCAGCATCTCGCCAGCCTCTTCTAGGGAGCCGCTCCGATGGTTGTCTCGCGCCGCATGATGTACCTCGGCGCCGCGGCCCTGCTGTCCAGCGGCGCCGTCTTCCTCACCCAGCAGTGGCTGCAGGGCCAGCTCAGCCAGGCGACCGCCTCCGCGCGCGCCGGCGCCGCGCCCGCGGCGGCCGAGGCCCAGGTGCTGGTGGCCGCCCAGGCGCTGCCTCCCGGCACGATCCTCAAGCCCTCGCACGTGCGCTGGCAGGCCTGGCCCGCCGACGCGCCCACCGCCGGCTATCTCACCAGCGCCGCCAGCGGACCGGCCCAGATCGCCGGCGCGGTCGTGCGCGGCGAGCTCCAGCCCGGCCAGCCCCTCACCACCACCGGCGTCGTCCAGCCCGGCGACCGCAGCTTCCTGGCCGCGGTGCTGAAGCCCGGCCACCGGGCCGTGACCGTCAACGTCTCGGCGGCCAGCGGCGTGGCCGGCTTCATCTTCCCCGGCGACCGGGTGGACCTCGTCCTGAGCCGCCGGATCGGCGACGACCGCCATGTCAGCGAGACCGTGCTCACCGATGTGCGGGTGGTCGGCATCGACCAGCGGGTCGCCAACGAGAAGCAGGAGGTCGTGGTCCCGCAGACTGCGACGCTCGAAGTCACCCCCAAGCAGGCCGAGATCGTCGCGCTGATGCCCGAGCTCGGCAAGCTGTCGCTGAGCCTGCGCAGCCTGGCGACGGACGCCGGCGAGGGCGTCCCGCGCCACGCGGTCAGCCGCACCTGGGACTCCGAGGCCACCGGCCTCGCGGCCCCCCGTCCCGCCGCCCCGACGAACGCCCGCCCGGTCCGCCGCCCCGCCGCGTCGGTCGTGGTCGTCCGCGGGAACACCGTCAGTACCGTCGGAGGCGCCGAATGAAACGCTTCGCCGCGATCGCCGCCGCCCTCTCCGTCGGCGCCGGAACGCTCGCCCCACAGTCCGCCCTGGCCGCGGCCGCCGTCGTCGCCGGCCCGTCCTCCGAGCTGGCCGTAGAGGCCGGCAAGGGCCGGCTGATCCGGCTGGACCGCCCGGCGGCCACCGT
The Phenylobacterium zucineum HLK1 genome window above contains:
- the cpaB gene encoding Flp pilus assembly protein CpaB, encoding MVVSRRMMYLGAAALLSSGAVFLTQQWLQGQLSQATASARAGAAPAAAEAQVLVAAQALPPGTILKPSHVRWQAWPADAPTAGYLTSAASGPAQIAGAVVRGELQPGQPLTTTGVVQPGDRSFLAAVLKPGHRAVTVNVSAASGVAGFIFPGDRVDLVLSRRIGDDRHVSETVLTDVRVVGIDQRVANEKQEVVVPQTATLEVTPKQAEIVALMPELGKLSLSLRSLATDAGEGVPRHAVSRTWDSEATGLAAPRPAAPTNARPVRRPAASVVVVRGNTVSTVGGAE
- a CDS encoding Flp family type IVb pilin produces the protein MTKLIKKLAGDRSGATAIEYGLIAAFIAVALAAALPNVRTSLTETFGTIQGGLDTAQAD
- a CDS encoding pilus assembly protein TadG-related protein, with amino-acid sequence MRHAPLFRRLRDDRSGASALTTGLSMVVILGFVGLGTDAGAWYAARRDAQHAADSAAFSAAVAVHAGGGDATGEARAIAATYGATHGEDGVTVRVNRPTADRVEVIVERPARRFFSRLYRDQDGVIRARAVAQTGEGGDGCVLALDPKADAAASLTGGASVNLNGCDLVANSTSATALDATGGARLNADGVALGGDYRVRGGAAINARDGVRTRQAPTLDPYAALPASPGFGGCDYPSRTTVTSGKTRSFPNDGVEAEFFCGGLTVTGGGTAILAPGVYVIRSGALSVTGGGTLKALGPVTFVFTDGGTLDLTGGANVDLTAPGAGTYAGLVFFQHASESGGRKIDFTGGASTRLRGAIYFPGEHMTFTGGSSTGSGACLQVIARTVKFTGGSTLGLDCAGVGVRPIGGSAAALIE
- a CDS encoding A24 family peptidase yields the protein MTYAPHAALAFALVLFAASLVWAAASDFFRYLIPNRVCALIAGAYLLAFPALALSAWVGGLGVGIAALALGTILFARGWVGGGDVKLAAALSLWAGPALLSGFAFVTSLAGAALAVAMLSPLRRLMPRPAGETLAEGLRQPMPFGVPLAAGGGWVLTQHLASLF